In a single window of the Chiloscyllium punctatum isolate Juve2018m chromosome 25, sChiPun1.3, whole genome shotgun sequence genome:
- the agtr2 gene encoding type-2 angiotensin II receptor, with the protein MKNTTSQDLASTKMDTMRSTLPADDITDISNDTTYSQFMTPSVQNASEQSCNVVVPSQFISNVIPAVYSIIFILGFIGNSVVIAVLCHRSHLKTVSNIYIINLSIADLVFLSTLPIWAVYYATGYSWHFGSVMCKICSSLVSLNLYASIYFITCMSFDRYMVILHPFGSQSEKSLCQARCVIILVWTLALVATFPAIYFRHAQYLENLGNTVCAMVYPPENSNHWSAAMSLMKNTLGFFIPFTVISACYGSVAYHLMRMEVREKNKHKRDKALWMVCAVVLAFFICWLPFHVLTFLDALSKMNFITNCRTITAIDTAMPIVICLGFANSCINPFIYYFMEDHFQVQLTDMAQSGSIKLYNRRNSSTRISSFSHRNNDMRDTDVKNS; encoded by the coding sequence ATGAAAAACACTACCAGCCAAGATCTTGCCTCAACAAAGATGGACACAATGCGTTCTACCCTCCCTGCTGACGATATCACAGACATTTCTAATGATACAACTTATTCACAGTTTATGACACCTTCTGTACAGAATGCATCTGAGCAATCATGCAATGTTGTTGTACCATCCCAATTTATTTCCAATGTCATCCCTGCTGTCTACAGTATCATCTTTATCTTGGGATTTATTGGAAACAGTGTGGTGATTGCCGTCCTATGTCATCGCTCTCATTTGAAAACTGTTTCTAATATTTACATAATCAATTTATCAATTGCCGACCTGGTGTTTTTATCGACCCTTCCCATTTGGGCGGTCTATTATGCTACTGGGTATAGTTGGCATTTTGGGTCAGTGATGTGTAAAATATGCAGCTCGCTTGTGTCCCTGAATTTGTACGCCAGTATATATTTCATCACATGCATGAGTTTTGATCGTTATATGGTAATACTCCATCCTTTTGGATCCCAGTCTGAGAAATCTCTATGTCAAGCTCGCTGTGTCATAATCCTTGTATGGACTTTGGCTTTGGTTGCAACCTTTCCAGCCATTTACTTCCGGCATGCCCAATATTTGGAGAATTTGGGAAATACAGTGTGCGCAATGGTTTACCCCCCCGAGAACTCCAATCACTGGTCTGCGGCCATGTCTTTGATGAAAAATACTTTGGGCTTCTTCATTCCCTTCACAGTAATAAGCGCATGCTATGGTTCTGTTGCCTACCATTTGATGAGAATGGAAGTACGAGAGAAGAACAAACATAAGCGAGACAAAGCCTTGTGGATGGTGTGTGCAGTAGTGTTGGCTTTTTTCATCTGCTGGTTGCCATTTCATGTACTAACCTTCCTCGACGCCTTGTCAAAGATGAATTTCATTACCAATTGTCGAACCATCACTGCGATCGACACTGCAATGCCAATTGTAATTTGCCTTGGTTTTGCTAATAGCTGCATCAACCCTTTTATTTACTACTTCATGGAAGATCACTTCCAGGTCCAGCTTACTGATATGGCTCAGAGTGGATCCATTAAACTGTACAACCGGAGAAACTCATCGACCAGGATCAGCTCCTTCTCCCACAGGAACAACGACATGCGGGATACTGATGTGAAGAATTCGTGA